gtctgatcatcacatggttttcagtgtataccgggggtgctatgatgagtaaccagggtgagtttcatgtctctaggaccttcctagccagagatagatggggggtgcattttatggcaggtgggaaatgcaccccccccccataactccagttctggtagtccaattttcacatggttttcagtgtatacccggggggctatgatgagtaaccagggtgagtttcatgtctctaggaccttcctagccagagatagatggggggtgcattctgtggcaggtgggaaatgcacccccccataactccacttctggtagtccaattttcacatggttttcagtgtatacccggggggctatgatgagtaaccagggtgagtttcatgtctctaggaccttcctagccagagatagatggggggtgcattctgtggcaggtgggaaatgcacccccccataactccacttctggtagtccaattttcacatggttttcagtgtatacccggggggctacgatgagtaaccagagtgagttccatgtctctaggaccttcctagccagagatagatggggggtgcattttatggcaggtgggaaatgcaccccccccataactccagttctggtagtccaattttcacatggttttcagtgtataccgggggggctatgatgagtaaccagagtgagttccatgtctctaggaccttcctagccagagatagatggggggtgcattttgcacccccccccccataactccacttctggtagtccgatcatcacatggttttcagtgtataccgggggggctatgatgagtaaccagggtgagtttcatgtctctaggaccttcctagccagagatagatggggggtgcattttgcacccccccccccccccccataactccacttctggtagtccgatcatcacatggttttcagtgtataccgggggggctatgatgagtaaccagggtgagtttcatgtctctaggaccttcctaaccagagatagatggggggtgcattttatggcaggtgggaaatgcattttcgggacagcaaatattccaatattaattggttgttttcgccttatctgatctaatgacggcgaaatcattaaatgctcacaatttttaattcatccacaagtaaagcacaattaaagtaaacttggattatttcactttatgtacttttttatgccgaaagaggcgatttcccacttgaatgacggcgaaatcattaaatgctcacaatttttaattcatccacaagtaaagcacaattaaagaaaacttggattatttcactttatgtacttttttatgccgaaagaggcgatttaaaataggctatttcagccaacagccgagttagatatacttttcgagacgagtgatgcaatcgagtgacgtaagcgcgctcccgcgtcagggggtgcatattatggcaggggtgcgttttccggcacaacatgTCCGGGCGAGCAGCCAGACGAGAGAGCGCAagtgggcgtggcccgcggtgctGACTTCTTGACTCACAGATGTCTGACTTCACGACGCACGGCGTGTCGGTGTTCACGGCGGTCCCGAGAAGCCAGAGGAGAGAGCGCAAGTGGGCGTGGCCCGTGGTGCTCTCTCCTCTTCTCTTTCAGATTAAAACATCCAGTTAGCAATTTATCAATGTTAAAATACAAAACTCTGATGTAAAGTGTAAGGAACTAGTTAGAGATTGCAACATATTTAAATCAGCTGTTTCATATACTTTACAAGTGTTAACATACCATGAATGCTCTGGctatgctcttattttgaaaatcaaTAGTTAAAAAACTCAGGTGTTGTAGGTTATCTGGCGTTCAGTTTTACGAATCAGACGCATTTGATTTGCTGTGTTCAGTGAAAAGCTATCAAAAGACAGCAAACTAGTTTGGTAAAATTGGTGAAAGTGAATGGTCTATAATGGACTACCAACATGTTCTGGTCTATTTCATGTGGACTTTCACTGCAGGTAAGTTCTGATGTTGCTTTTCCTATAATTCTTTATAAATGTAGACTTTGTACAAATAGAAAGAAGATCTAACGTTGTGTTTTGTTGCACCTGTTGTGTGTTTTGCTACCAAACTAAATATTGTTCTACACATAGTCTTGTTGAACACATTGAACTTCTTTTTGTAAATCTCATAATGGACTTGGAGCTTTGCAACCCTTTTCTGTGCCCAGACCAAGTCTTCATTTCTCCATTCTAACCCTGACAGCAGCAATGGTATCCAAAACATTGACAACACTTGATGTATAAAAGTTCAACAGATCATCAACATTAACATACGGGGCCTTTTCATATATAATAATTTCCACAAACTGTGTCCGTATGCTGTCATTTATTAGTCTTACCCGAACAACCACAGACCTAATTGCTGTTTTGGGTCCACCGACAAGTCAAAAACTATAAGAATGCTAtgttctgctcagtggccttctggttagagtgtccgccctgagatcggtaggtcgtgagttcaaaccccggccgagtcacaccaaaaatattttaattaaagctgcaagcagcgatggacggcaccgactttgacggcacataaaatccaaaccggagcagtaattaaaactctttggtcagcttttaatcagaagggttcaatctctctcctgtgctagtttgaagccgacacgacaaacgcactcagaggagataatgtttgaaaaaaggtgaccgttttttacaaaacttttgttttgaagggggaattgcaaacttcctgttgatttttgctgggggttgtcattatatgaaatgtaggtctaagtgagacctacatagaggtttttgtttcatgtctctaagacatttctactgcaagttacaggcagttttgtctgagttttcttcctaggagcagttgtgtctgtgttttcttcttaggggccgctagagcgcaattttgagttttggggttgggttttttattagatcgcaatttttgccagtcctgatgtgtgtgtctagtttggtgagttttgaagcatgttaagagggtcaaattacagctcaaagaggcaaaagtgactgtttttagtaaatgtttgttttgaaaggggaattcctgttgatttttgctgaaggatgtcaatgtatgaaatctaggtctaagtcagacctacatagaggtttttgtttcatgtctctacgacagttCTACCGGAAGTtaagagcagttttgtctgtgtttttcctagggggcgctagagtgcaattttgagttttggggtttggttttttggttagatggcaattttcgccagtcctgatgtttttgtcaaatatggtgagttttgaagcatgttaagagggtcaaattacagctcaaagaggcggcggaataataataataataataaaacgcacgaaatacaatagggtcctctgtcccaaagggacattgcggtccctaaaaatgggacccattacctccctgcttgacactcagcatcaagggttgaaattgggggttaaatcaccaaatatgattcctgagcgcggccactgctgctgctcactgctcccctcacctctcaggaggTGAATAtgcggatgggtcaaatgcagagagtaatttcaccactttttacctttttatttttgaacattaaaaagcgCTGGTGAGAAAAGCTGCTTTTTTGAAAAAGTGCAGGTAACATGTTATTTGTTAGTATGGTAATTACTCTCATTACAATCGTGCAAAGTAGATAATGCTGTGTTTATACACATTAAAGTCTCTTGTGTTTTGTTTATAAAAAAGGGTCATAATGGTGCACCACTACAACTGAAGACTATTTATCTGTTTATGTCCCTTTCACAGTTTCTGCACAGGATGTGAAATATTTCCTGAAGGGTCAGGACATACACTTGATGCCATCCATCTCTGAACGACCTATTAGAATTTTCTGGCAGCATAATGAAAATGATGTGGTATATTTTACTGGCACGGCGGACTATGTGTCTTCTTCATACAAGAACAGAATCACTCTGGACCGGGTCTCTGCAGAACTCACCATCAAAAACGCCACATATGAAGACAGTGGAGTCTATCACCTAGAAATGAACATAAACAGCGAGCAGGATACTTTCCTGTGTACAATTGAAGTTATAGGTAAGTTTACATTTCCATtcatgaacattttaacacaaataTTGAGCACTTTAAATATTAACTTGTCTAATCTAGGTTCATTAACAATAGTGttgattgtgttacatttgagctcAAATGTGAACACGACTCAACACTACATGAatctccaccccaaaaacaaaaaaaaacatctgacctCATGTTGACCATCCTTCTGTTTTCTTACAGACAAAGTATCCAAACCCAACATATCCTGTGAGATGAGCGACACAAAGCAGGCGACACTTGTGTGCTCAACAGAGTCCAAACATCCTCATTTATTAAAGTTTAAGTGGAGCTCAGCAGGAAAGGAGCAGACTGGACCAAAATTAACAATAACTGTCAGGAATGAAGATGATGATCAAGTTTATCGTTGTGATGTCAGCAACCCTCTGACCAATGAAAAGGCTTCATTCACCGCTAAGGACTGCTTCCTGGGTAATTATAATCAATAATGATGGCTATGAAATGGTGGTTGTACatatttaaatcttattttggaTATAATGTACTTTGAAAAGTTGATTTGAGTTCGACTTTTGTTTTTCTGTGCAGGTAAAAGATCAGATGC
This is a stretch of genomic DNA from Nerophis lumbriciformis linkage group LG06, RoL_Nlum_v2.1, whole genome shotgun sequence. It encodes these proteins:
- the LOC140678873 gene encoding CD48 antigen-like; the encoded protein is MSDFTTHGVSVFTAVPRSQRRERKWAWPVVLSPLLFQIKTSISAQDVKYFLKGQDIHLMPSISERPIRIFWQHNENDVVYFTGTADYVSSSYKNRITLDRVSAELTIKNATYEDSGVYHLEMNINSEQDTFLCTIEVIDKVSKPNISCEMSDTKQATLVCSTESKHPHLLKFKWSSAGKEQTGPKLTITVRNEDDDQVYRCDVSNPLTNEKASFTAKDCFLGKRSDAHLIFMFVCIFILCAKSVMKTNPSKINYSLFPPAQD